Part of the Paenibacillus kyungheensis genome, TAGAAACACAAAGACATCATCATAATGACCTTCCGGAATGTTATATACAAAGTTAGTCACACTACTATCTTCGGGAGAAGGGAAGGTATCTCCTGTCTGAATACTATAATGCGGCATATGCGAACGGTAAATCGGGCTACGAGTGGTTGAATGAAACTTGATTCCATCGCCCATTTCACTACTGATTCGCATCGGAATATACATAAATTCTTCAGTACCCAGACACAATGTGTGCTGACCGGTTCTATGCTTACTTAGTAATTGTGCCGCTTTTTCGATACTAAAGTTATTAGATAGATTGTCATGTGCCCCGATACCGAATCGACCTGTACCTGTCATCAATGAAGCTTGATTCTGATGACCATATCCATCGATAGAAGCGTATCCTTCTTGCTGTGCAAATAGATGATCCAGATAGATTGTATCTACAGGAATATCTGCTAATTGCTCATGCAATGTCATCGGATCATGCGTAAGACTGGGTTGTCCATGAACCGTAATCTGACCTTTGATCAGAGATAGTACTGTAATCGTTATATTTAATTCTTGTTCCAAATCTGCAAACCGCTGTACATGAGCGTCTTCTCGCCAATCGAGTAATGAAGCAACATAATACGTATCACGCGGATATTGAGCATGAATTTCACGAATAATATTAAGAGCTGTTTTGCCAGTTGTGATCTCATCGTCTACCAGAATAATAGGATCATTGCCTGTGATCATACCTTCCGATTGAGCATAACAACGATGAGCTGTAGCATGGGAATGTTCTTCTTCAAATGTAATCACCGAGGATAGACCGGCTATATCATGCCGTGTCGTATGTACATATTGAGCTCCCCGATCAAATACTTGATACATACTATGACCTAATGCTGTCGCGGTCTCGGCAAACCCGATAAACGATACAGGCACAGGTAAAACAAGCTTCAGATTCATCAATTCATGATAGGCTTCTGCCAAGCCTTCACCCGATGACATCGCTTGTAAAATGCGAGGAAGTAACGCTGTGATCTTCGGATCAGATTGTTCACGCATATCATTGTAAAGTAATAATGACAATACTGCTCCACTCAACAATGACAAATAAGGATCAACCGCCAGATGTTTGCCCAGTACTTTGCTGACAAATAAAAACGAGCGCTTGGGATTAATACGTGCCGCCATCGTAAATAAGTGATCTAATTCTAATTGAAAAGGATTTTGCTGCACTTCTACGTTTACTGTTAAATCTTCCAAAATCTTATACGTATATACGTTGTTCTTGTTCTGAGAGAAGAGAGATGAAATGTTGTTGTTCATGTAGCACCCCATAAATTTGTGATCTTGCTATAATTTTTTGCGCCCAATTTAAATGAGGTTTGATTTCATTCATTTTGTTAGCGTAGCCACTTTTAAATACACCAAGTTCGCCATTGTTGTTACGAATAATACTTTCCGCATCTTCAAATTCTTCGCGAGTTACGGTATACAATGATTGTACCAGACCGATATGTGTAGGATGAATAATCGTTTTGCCCACAATCCCGTTTTCTTTATCCATAATCACTTCACGAATCAAGCCATCCACATGACGGTTAATATATTCTTTGCGTAATTTACGTCCATCATCACCCAATGCTTCTTCAAAAGGAGACTGACGCAACATCGGTTTGAGTACCCGTTCTCCATTAGCAAAGTATTCCCATACCGGCCCTGAGATCACATATGGTGAATCCATACGACCGAATAAGTTAATAATATCAGACATACAGTCCCGAATAGGCGCAATATCGTAAATCGTCATATCAGGACTACGGCGTAATCCAAATAGACTTGAAAAATCAGTCGCTCCAATACGCACATTCAATACATACGATTTGTACGTATCCAATATTTTTTTGATCGCTAACAGATGTTCTACACGAGTTTCACGGTAGATCACAGCAGCCGTTTCAAGTATAGGTAATCCGTATAAGATAGGAGCATTCAGATCTTTCTCCTGATTATAACGTGCAATCGCTTGGAAATACTGTAATCCCTGCTCTGGATCGAATTTGGGTAGCATAAAGCCTGTAATCAATAT contains:
- a CDS encoding phosphoribosyltransferase family protein, with translation MNNNISSLFSQNKNNVYTYKILEDLTVNVEVQQNPFQLELDHLFTMAARINPKRSFLFVSKVLGKHLAVDPYLSLLSGAVLSLLLYNDMREQSDPKITALLPRILQAMSSGEGLAEAYHELMNLKLVLPVPVSFIGFAETATALGHSMYQVFDRGAQYVHTTRHDIAGLSSVITFEEEHSHATAHRCYAQSEGMITGNDPIILVDDEITTGKTALNIIREIHAQYPRDTYYVASLLDWREDAHVQRFADLEQELNITITVLSLIKGQITVHGQPSLTHDPMTLHEQLADIPVDTIYLDHLFAQQEGYASIDGYGHQNQASLMTGTGRFGIGAHDNLSNNFSIEKAAQLLSKHRTGQHTLCLGTEEFMYIPMRISSEMGDGIKFHSTTRSPIYRSHMPHYSIQTGDTFPSPEDSSVTNFVYNIPEGHYDDVFVFLERDVPQERIQPLIDVLRSKLFQQIHIVICGPQMVQEKGIEHEST
- a CDS encoding HpcH/HpaI aldolase/citrate lyase family protein is translated as MRYFNYLSLEEEQELFYSAPIHYNNSSQQELLAYAVGAALYCPATRPTIARDILTERHQGLTSWVLDLEDAVGDQQVEMAEASLIQQLTQLYVQLQQEQVHRDQLPLLFIRVRSIGQLERMIDQLGEMMILITGFMLPKFDPEQGLQYFQAIARYNQEKDLNAPILYGLPILETAAVIYRETRVEHLLAIKKILDTYKSYVLNVRIGATDFSSLFGLRRSPDMTIYDIAPIRDCMSDIINLFGRMDSPYVISGPVWEYFANGERVLKPMLRQSPFEEALGDDGRKLRKEYINRHVDGLIREVIMDKENGIVGKTIIHPTHIGLVQSLYTVTREEFEDAESIIRNNNGELGVFKSGYANKMNEIKPHLNWAQKIIARSQIYGVLHEQQHFISLLSEQEQRIYV